A window of Tatumella citrea genomic DNA:
GTAAGCCATTCAAACTCCCTAAATTATCGCAAACCTGCATCACGCAATGCCTTTTCAACCACCGGCGCTGCATTCGCAGTCAGCGGGGTCATGGGCAGGCGTAATGTGTCGTTCGCGATCAACCCCAGCTGTTTCGCTGCCCACTTAACGGGGATCGGATTGGGTTCACAAAATAACGTATGATGTAATACCATCAGACGCTGATTCAGATGCCGGGCTTCAGCATAATTACCTTGTTCGGCCAGCCGACATAACTCTGCCATTACGCGGGCAGCAATGTTAGCTGTGACTGAAATTACGCCCGAACCACCCAGTTGCATAAAGTCTAACGCACTGGCGTCATCGCCGCTCAGTAAAATAAACTTGTCATCAACCAGCTCTTGGATCTGACTAACGCGTGATAAGTTCCCTGTCGCTTCTTTTATTCCGATAATATTTTTTATTTCGGCTAAACGGGCGACCGTTTCAGGCAACATGTCACAACCAGTACGCGACGGAACATTATACAGGATTTGCGGCAATGCGCTGCTTTC
This region includes:
- the dapA gene encoding 4-hydroxy-tetrahydrodipicolinate synthase, producing MFTGSIVALVTPMDENGDLCRDSLKKLINYHIDSGTSAIVSVGTTGESATLSHAEHVEVVKATVELAEGRIPVIAGTGTNATAEGIELTRHFEDSGVVGCLTVVPYYNRPTQEGMYQHFKAIAESSALPQILYNVPSRTGCDMLPETVARLAEIKNIIGIKEATGNLSRVSQIQELVDDKFILLSGDDASALDFMQLGGSGVISVTANIAARVMAELCRLAEQGNYAEARHLNQRLMVLHHTLFCEPNPIPVKWAAKQLGLIANDTLRLPMTPLTANAAPVVEKALRDAGLR